The DNA segment TGACTCAATATTTTCATAATGTtgttcaaaaaaataaagaaaagaagacaCAATATTACTTGTAGaatttattttggataaataaaaaaagaaaatacttattGATTTTTGTGTATGGTGAAAAAACTTCCTTTGATTCTCTTATGTAAAACCATTTgtcatttgttttttatatttcaggattaaacaataaattttgttCAAATGATTTCTAAAGAAATTTTCAAGTTGgctaatttataagaaagaataataaggactcatttttaagaaataacaCCAACCTTTAAACACCAATTGATCATGACTCATGACTCTTAAAATTCCAATTTggttatcttaaaaattacaattttgaaGCATATATCATATTCTTCTCCCTAAAACACACCCCTTTGCTCCTCCTCGGGGCCTCTTATATCTTCTAGTTTGTATATTGTTCCTTTTCGaccatttcaaaaaaataataattaagattattgtaattttgaccATTTTTTTAAGGTTTGATTAACATTTTCCTACATATATAGTCGTTCTATTGTTGTTGTGCATTTTGCAAAGAAGATGAATAGGATGGCCACACTCCCTCCTCCGACGCTCCCTGATGATTTGATCGTGAATATTCTGTCGAGGCTGCGTGTGAGATCTCTGTTGCGTTCCAAATGTGTCTGTAAGTCATGGCTTTCTTTAATATCCGATCCTCAGTTTGTGAAATCTCATTCTGGCCTAGCAGAAGCCACACCCACCCACCTTCTTCTGAAATCCTCCAACAATCCTCAATTTAATTGCATAGACATAGAGGCATCACTTCACGATGATGGTGATTCTACGAAAGTAATCTTTAATATTCCACCTCCGTCATCCGCTTCCGGACCTGTAAGCAGGGTAGATATCGTGGGTTCTTGCAGAGGATTTATACTCTTAGCCTATGTGTACgcaaatttcttctattttgtcataTGGAATCCACCAACCGGTTTCCATAAACGAATTGACAATGTGTCGTCAACCGATGACTGCGTTGAACGTGTATTTCGCATTGGGTATGACAACTTTGCACTTTTGTTTGGCATTGGGTATGACTCGTCAACTGATGACTACGTGGTGGTAATCGTAACGGTGTCATTGCCATTGCCATTGCGCATCACAAGTAGACGTTGGTCCGCGAAGGTCTTTTGTTTCTCTCTGAGAACCAATCTATGGAGTTTCACCGAGGGTACTGCTCAGCCTTATATTGGGATGCAGTCCAGTCCCGGGTGCTCTTGAATGGGTCTCTTCATTGGTTGGTGGTTAAATCCGACGGTAATCGTTGCCTGGTTATTGCATTTGATGTGACGGAAAGGATATCTTTTAGGAGTTTTCAGTGCCAGAAAGTATAGCCAATGGATTGGACTATAAAACCTATCATTTGATGGTGATGAGAGGATTTCTGTGTATCTGTTTCATGAGTTTCATGACTGTATTGTGGATCATGAAAGATTACAAAGTCAAGTCGTCTTGGACCAAGTCATTCGTTATGTCTACTAGTTATTGTCCTGTTCGCTATCCCTTTTTCCCGATATGCTTCACAAAAAATGGTCAAATATTGGGATCAACTTAATAACAAAGGGGAGTTGCTCGAGTCTCGCACATTTGGACCGGAGATAGACAGTTTTCCTTTGCCGAAATGGACAGATTTGGTTTATTACAATGTGGCGTGTTTAGAGAGAATTTGCTATCACTCCCCCTCGAGGACTCCGAGAAACCAAGTGAAGatgaacaacaaatataatgcATGTAATGAGTGTTCTTCAATCctttttcacaattttattattatccaaCACGCACAACTGAAAATGTGAAGTTATCATGATATACTATTTGATTCCTTAGCCTATATCCTGCACTCCCCTTCCTAGTGAAGACTCAAAATTAAGTTAACAAATTCCTGGTTGGAGTTAGTACATGGCTACATGCTTATTTAGCATCTTAATCTTTTTTCCTCTTGATATCATCAATATGTTGTGTGGTTTTCAGGTTGAAGCTCTACTTAGAGGTTACTGTGCTGTTACTCATTTTGATTTGAAGTCATGGAGCTAACAGAAGGGGTTGAAACTAATCAAGTTGTTAGGCTTGTTGCCTTGGAGAGTAGGGCCTGACCTGAGATGTCTTGGCAGTGCTGGTGCCTTAGCGTACAAGTTCAAAAACTGTGAATCAATATAGTTTTGATTTAATGAATCAAATAGTTTGAATTTGTATTAATTAAGGCACAGACTCTTCTTCAATTCTATTCATGTACAATTAGTTTTGATTTAATGAATCAACATATGTTAACATCATCACTTGTGGAAAGTGGAAACTACTTTCATTATTATACTGCTCTTATGAACAGGTGCAGTTGCCTTGTTGCAGTTTCATTTGCTTTGCAGAGAGCAAgcttttttgataaaaattgagTAGCTAAATTTGGAGTTGTATATTGAGTTtgttaaaacaagaaaacataacCACAGAAACTACAGGGATTTGTGCTCGGAAATGCTTTAGGTACTTTAGGAAATTCAGGGACCTTAGGTATCTCGGGCACATTAAGCAACTGAGGCTTAGACAATTCTGGGACTTTAGGATGCTCAAAGTTTTTGGCAATTCGGAGACCTTAGGCAGCTCCGGTACTTCAGGCATTTCTGGGACCTTAGGCAGCTATGGTTTTGGCAATTCAGGAACCTTAGGTATTAGACTCAAGCAATTCAAGAACCTTAGGCATTTCTAGCTTTGGTAATTCAGGAACTTTTGGTGGAGGTGGCAGCTCAGGTTTGGGAAGTTGCGGCACTTCTGGCTTTGACAACGGTGATTCTAGAAGATTGTGTGCTCCGACAACTGTTGTGTGATGACTGCTTGCAGACAATAATGTTAGAGCCACAAATGAAAAAATCACTGTTGACAAACTGTAAGTAGCCATGGTTGAATACAAGAACTTTCAAGAGGATCAATAAGAGTTGGATATCTTTGCAAGTGTTTAGATATGTTTTGTGAATGTGTACTGCAGATGTTGTATGTGGGACTTTTATAGACAAAACTGTACCAAATTTGCCGAAACCAACTTACCACCTTTGCCTTCAATGCCAAATctgcctctctctctctctctctctctctctctatatatatatatatatatatatatatatattcatgtgTAGGATAACGAATATCCTTACatattttttgtgttatttgtgttttgtATCGTTGTTGTGGGGTATGATATACAAGTCTGGTCAGTTTAGTTTCCATATCTTTTAATTTCGTTAGATAATTTATAGCAAGAgtgtcctattttttttttttttctggcatATTAATATCATATACCATACTTTTCAAGTTCTTACAGATCTTAATTGAGTAAAATTTGACTATATGTAAATTCATTGCACGAACACGAATTATAGCATTTCAACTGATCTTCATAacttacatatatattaatatgatattaGATAGTACagagaaataaaaagtttttgGAGGGAAAAATTTTCTTCATTGTAAAATTttgagagacaaaaaaaatgcaattaagccttttaatattatatttacttatctttgtttttacattttattaattatttaaggaatgaattgaaatattttgtacTTTAACatgatttataaaatatcatggataaaaaaataataaatagggattaataaagaaaaagtgagattttctcTTCGTTAAGGAACATTTTGCGTGAATAGCCCCCCTCACCGaaagtcttttttttaaaaaaaaatataattttgaaattgttaTCTGTGTTCATATTCAACTTAAAACATTCTTAAgaatattttatgaatatgcTGAAAAATTTTCTCCACTTCATACAAAATTCGTGTTCTAATATTTTATGATTCAAACTGAGTTGTATAAGTAAGCCTAAAAAGCATAAGGTAGATACTCTCTAATTTTAACCTCATTTCATCATCTCATGAGTATTGATATCCTTGCAGACACAAAAATTTGGTTTGCATAGGTCCTTCAGAGATTCAATAtttcattccttttttttttaggt comes from the Glycine soja cultivar W05 chromosome 6, ASM419377v2, whole genome shotgun sequence genome and includes:
- the LOC114414060 gene encoding F-box/kelch-repeat protein At3g23880-like, with protein sequence MATLPPPTLPDDLIVNILSRLRVRSLLRSKCVCKSWLSLISDPQFVKSHSGLAEATPTHLLLKSSNNPQFNCIDIEASLHDDGDSTKVIFNIPPPSSASGPVSRVDIVGSCRGFILLAYVYANFFYFVIWNPPTGFHKRIDNVSSTDDCVERVFRIGYDNFALLFGIGYDSSTDDYVVVIVTVSLPLPLRITSRRWSAKVFCFSLRTNLWSFTEGTAQPYIGMQSSPGCS